Proteins from a genomic interval of uncultured Desulfuromusa sp.:
- a CDS encoding MarC family protein, whose amino-acid sequence MYETAIVAFTTFFATIGPIDVAVMFAAMTPKAAPEFRRLMAVRGILVSSGILLVFAFTGDALLRSLGISLAALKVSGGILLLLIGIDMVFARHSGGISTTDIETNEAAEKQDISIVPLATPLIAGPGAMGAAVLLMANVKGQILQEAAVILTMLGVLLLTLALLLIATKVQNFFGVTGMQVVSRVFGVVLSALAIQFMFDGLLRSGLIP is encoded by the coding sequence ATGTATGAAACCGCAATCGTCGCTTTTACAACATTTTTTGCCACCATAGGGCCGATTGATGTGGCAGTGATGTTTGCCGCCATGACCCCGAAAGCCGCACCCGAATTTCGTCGTCTCATGGCGGTACGGGGCATTCTGGTGTCAAGCGGGATTCTGTTAGTCTTTGCTTTCACGGGGGATGCACTGCTGCGCAGCCTGGGAATTTCCCTGGCTGCATTAAAAGTTTCAGGTGGAATTTTGCTACTGTTGATCGGCATCGACATGGTCTTTGCCCGCCATTCCGGAGGCATTTCAACCACTGATATTGAAACCAACGAAGCGGCCGAAAAGCAGGATATTTCCATCGTTCCACTGGCGACCCCGCTAATTGCCGGGCCCGGGGCCATGGGTGCCGCGGTGCTGCTGATGGCCAATGTCAAAGGTCAGATTCTACAGGAAGCAGCCGTTATTCTGACCATGCTGGGGGTGTTGCTGTTAACTCTGGCCCTGTTGCTGATTGCCACCAAAGTCCAGAATTTTTTCGGTGTAACCGGTATGCAGGTTGTCAGCCGGGTCTTTGGAGTGGTGTTGTCTGCACTGGCCATTCAGTTTATGTTTGATGGCCTGCTGAGGAGCGGCTTGATTCCTTGA
- a CDS encoding DUF4365 domain-containing protein: MPNYKRSAVTAKEGVNFVRSVVEACSCLFIKIEQENDIGIDALIEFMENERPLNKQIAVQIKSGASYYTPESGDCAFPIGSHREYWAQHPLPVFGLIYVPSLGRAHWVDLKRYLKENPCASTVRFAATDANRFDRATFTALFMRAVLGQTPVLGLEEALRLARSNKADEIFLGLLVLFRRYPNNLSGWGELVRTFSERPISQIPPVLIYWLAHIPWHGDIWGGGEPIAPATRDHVREIFSQFTANHVIKLLAFIDPEAQIGRGTLGQSVEAIISSLPRAVPMLRQIVGSVQVDMQLREYAALILAMNEGTGALPALVALESEGSWYAGEIAKHIKEYGDVDPYA, encoded by the coding sequence ATGCCAAATTATAAACGTTCTGCGGTCACTGCGAAGGAAGGTGTAAATTTCGTCCGGAGCGTTGTTGAGGCCTGCAGTTGTCTTTTTATCAAGATCGAACAAGAGAACGATATTGGTATCGACGCTCTCATCGAATTCATGGAGAACGAGCGGCCTCTAAATAAGCAGATCGCCGTTCAGATTAAGTCGGGTGCCTCTTACTACACGCCGGAGTCAGGCGACTGCGCATTTCCCATCGGAAGCCATCGTGAGTACTGGGCCCAACATCCTCTGCCTGTCTTTGGCCTTATCTACGTTCCTTCGCTGGGCCGTGCGCATTGGGTGGATCTAAAACGCTACCTAAAGGAAAACCCTTGCGCTTCCACCGTACGCTTTGCTGCGACAGATGCTAATCGTTTTGACCGGGCGACATTCACGGCTCTCTTCATGCGGGCCGTTCTTGGTCAAACGCCTGTTCTCGGTCTGGAGGAGGCACTTCGGCTGGCGCGTTCGAACAAAGCTGATGAAATTTTCCTTGGCCTGCTAGTCCTGTTCCGTCGCTATCCAAACAATCTCTCAGGGTGGGGCGAGCTTGTTCGTACATTTTCCGAACGGCCAATATCACAGATTCCGCCAGTGCTTATTTACTGGTTAGCCCATATCCCATGGCATGGTGACATTTGGGGGGGTGGCGAGCCCATAGCGCCTGCAACACGGGACCACGTTCGAGAGATTTTTTCTCAATTCACGGCCAACCATGTGATCAAGCTTCTTGCCTTCATCGACCCTGAGGCACAGATAGGCCGTGGTACACTTGGACAGTCTGTAGAAGCAATTATTTCGTCATTACCTAGAGCTGTGCCTATGTTGCGGCAGATTGTTGGATCGGTGCAAGTTGATATGCAGCTCCGGGAGTACGCAGCACTGATACTCGCAATGAACGAGGGAACAGGGGCCCTTCCCGCACTAGTCGCACTTGAAAGTGAGGGTTCCTGGTATGCGGGGGAGATCGCCAAGCACATCAAAGAGTACGGCGATGTGGATCCGTATGCGTAA
- a CDS encoding glycerophosphodiester phosphodiesterase, with product MKSTLIDRLVEQNKEKPLILGHRGLRKESVPENTIIAFEEALERGASGIEIDVESTLDEKLVVVNRWYLKSQFGIFPWEKSLKTIQDMSKKKWL from the coding sequence TTGAAAAGTACACTGATTGACAGACTGGTTGAACAAAACAAAGAAAAACCTTTAATACTGGGGCATAGAGGTCTTAGAAAAGAGAGTGTCCCTGAGAATACAATAATAGCCTTTGAAGAGGCGTTAGAACGTGGAGCTTCGGGTATCGAAATTGATGTAGAATCAACATTGGATGAAAAGCTCGTAGTTGTAAACCGTTGGTATTTGAAATCGCAATTCGGAATTTTCCCTTGGGAAAAATCGCTTAAAACTATCCAAGATATGTCAAAAAAAAAATGGCTATGA
- a CDS encoding effector binding domain-containing protein, translating to MQKTNIEQFRVKGPNVRTTNKAEMGSTGKIPGLWGQFYKSHGNQTTPIYGVYSDYESDANGEFTVTAGTKATNSQEENVFIKSGTYLIFPANGVMPAAIIDAWKAVWEHFSNTQPYVRAYETDFEEYSGPESAAIYIGIKEHS from the coding sequence ATGCAAAAAACGAACATAGAGCAATTCAGGGTTAAAGGACCTAATGTCCGTACAACCAACAAAGCGGAGATGGGTTCAACCGGAAAGATCCCGGGCCTGTGGGGGCAGTTTTATAAATCACACGGCAATCAAACCACGCCAATTTATGGGGTGTATTCGGACTATGAATCTGACGCAAACGGCGAATTCACGGTTACAGCTGGAACGAAAGCTACCAATTCACAGGAAGAGAATGTTTTTATTAAGTCTGGAACATATCTGATATTTCCGGCCAATGGCGTGATGCCCGCAGCAATCATTGACGCTTGGAAAGCCGTCTGGGAGCATTTTTCGAATACACAGCCCTATGTGCGAGCATATGAAACAGACTTTGAGGAATACAGCGGACCTGAATCAGCGGCTATTTACATTGGTATTAAAGAACACAGCTAA
- a CDS encoding class I SAM-dependent methyltransferase: MMNDEIKSIHEFDLELICQYYSTLERQGPGSPEITIKALSFIDNLNDTSLIADIGCGSGGQTMVLAQNAQGKIIGLDLFPVFIDQFNTNVEKLNLQGKVKGITGSMDALPFHEEELDLIWSEGAIYNIGFERGLKEWRKFLKAGGYIAVSEVSWFTEERPSEIEEFWEDAYPEIDTIPNKVKQMQKAGYVPIATFILPENCWTEHFYEPQVNAEKNFLEKNAGNKTAVEFIENQRHETELYYKYKEYYGYVFYIGKKTKKL; the protein is encoded by the coding sequence ATGATGAATGATGAAATTAAATCGATTCACGAATTTGATCTGGAATTAATATGTCAATATTATTCAACCTTGGAACGACAGGGTCCAGGCAGTCCAGAAATAACAATTAAAGCTTTGAGTTTTATCGATAATCTAAACGACACATCTCTTATTGCTGACATCGGTTGCGGATCCGGTGGACAGACAATGGTATTAGCTCAGAATGCTCAAGGGAAAATAATAGGACTCGACCTTTTTCCTGTTTTTATCGATCAGTTCAATACAAATGTTGAGAAACTGAACCTACAAGGTAAAGTGAAAGGTATTACTGGCTCAATGGATGCTCTTCCTTTTCACGAAGAAGAGTTGGATCTGATATGGTCAGAAGGAGCCATTTACAATATTGGATTTGAACGAGGACTAAAAGAATGGCGCAAATTCCTTAAAGCAGGTGGCTACATTGCTGTCTCAGAAGTTTCCTGGTTTACAGAAGAACGACCTTCTGAAATAGAAGAATTTTGGGAGGATGCTTATCCTGAAATTGACACAATTCCCAATAAAGTCAAGCAAATGCAAAAAGCCGGTTATGTTCCGATTGCCACGTTTATTCTCCCGGAAAACTGTTGGACAGAACATTTCTATGAACCACAAGTAAATGCAGAAAAAAATTTTCTGGAAAAAAATGCAGGCAATAAAACTGCTGTAGAATTTATAGAAAATCAACGGCACGAAACCGAGTTATACTATAAGTACAAAGAATATTATGGCTATGTTTTCTATATAGGCAAAAAAACAAAAAAATTATAA
- a CDS encoding multidrug effflux MFS transporter yields MKLNIEKHKALYVIFLAMLAATPPLSTDMYLAAIPQIAATWNVGKDLANLTLVLWFAAFSFSILIAGSLSDKYGRKSILIVGLIIFVCSSFLCAISQNITQLILFRIFQGAGAAAPSAIVMAIIRDRFSGNERQQAIAYVMTIVAIAPMVAPLIGALLLEWFSWRFIFLLQGSMVLFTLLIALSFTETIQEKLTTPLLHLVTRYRVHFRNREFIFASLGMGLLSLPFYGFIAFSPIYYISLFGLSEKMFSLFFGLNALSSMGGAYMATKIATRFGDKKAITLTICGCILAATGLLLATQHYLFFLLFMALFSFSIGCSRPISGALILGLVKTDVGSASSFLIFYQFISGALCMAFVTYRWTHPVLVYALLTLVTSLLVLLIWKAIENRIEPTL; encoded by the coding sequence ATGAAATTAAATATTGAAAAACATAAAGCCCTCTATGTGATTTTTCTGGCAATGCTGGCAGCAACGCCGCCACTTTCAACGGACATGTATCTGGCTGCCATTCCACAGATTGCAGCCACATGGAATGTGGGAAAAGATTTAGCGAATCTGACCCTGGTATTATGGTTTGCTGCTTTTAGTTTTTCCATCCTTATCGCTGGTTCCTTATCCGACAAATATGGCCGCAAATCGATTCTGATTGTCGGATTAATAATTTTTGTCTGCTCTTCTTTTCTCTGTGCCATTTCACAAAATATCACTCAATTGATTCTGTTCCGAATTTTCCAGGGAGCGGGAGCTGCCGCACCATCAGCTATAGTTATGGCGATTATCCGTGACCGCTTTTCCGGGAATGAACGACAACAAGCGATTGCTTATGTGATGACCATTGTTGCCATTGCACCCATGGTCGCTCCGTTGATCGGCGCTCTGCTTTTAGAATGGTTCAGCTGGCGTTTCATTTTCCTGCTGCAGGGGAGCATGGTTCTCTTTACGCTGTTGATTGCTTTAAGTTTTACCGAGACAATTCAAGAAAAACTGACAACTCCATTGCTGCATCTGGTGACCCGCTACCGTGTTCATTTCAGGAATCGGGAATTTATCTTTGCCAGCTTGGGGATGGGACTTTTGAGTTTGCCGTTTTACGGTTTTATCGCTTTTTCACCCATCTACTATATTTCCTTATTCGGACTTTCGGAAAAAATGTTCAGCCTGTTTTTCGGTCTCAATGCCCTCAGTTCCATGGGCGGTGCCTACATGGCCACAAAAATCGCCACCCGCTTTGGAGACAAAAAAGCGATTACCCTGACAATATGTGGCTGTATTCTAGCTGCGACAGGGTTGCTGCTGGCGACCCAGCATTATCTGTTTTTCCTTCTGTTTATGGCGCTGTTTTCATTCAGTATCGGCTGCAGCCGCCCTATCAGCGGAGCGCTGATTCTGGGACTGGTAAAAACTGATGTCGGTTCAGCCTCATCTTTTCTGATCTTTTATCAGTTTATTTCCGGAGCCCTGTGTATGGCCTTCGTGACTTATCGCTGGACTCACCCGGTACTGGTTTATGCCCTGCTGACCCTGGTGACATCTCTGTTGGTCTTATTGATCTGGAAAGCGATTGAAAACCGCATCGAGCCAACACTTTAG
- a CDS encoding TetR/AcrR family transcriptional regulator, producing the protein MKTTGRKKMLLDQLLRDEIVGVVLNLIKQDQPVTMDEVARICGVAKGTLYNYFQNKDDLMNHVHRVVLEPLLESNERTLGGEGSPLKRLNDFIDSAYRVHDDVCVYFQFVRRKQSAEVVLQERIELILLPLANLCQEGIAAGEFVACDPFIMAETLFGTILGPLTSLPYRPDADYDLQRMKEDVKTLIKRIVILKPQENV; encoded by the coding sequence ATGAAAACAACCGGCCGCAAAAAAATGCTTCTTGATCAGTTGTTGCGAGATGAAATTGTTGGCGTTGTGCTGAATCTGATCAAACAGGATCAACCGGTTACTATGGATGAAGTTGCCAGAATTTGCGGGGTTGCAAAGGGGACGCTGTATAACTATTTTCAAAATAAAGATGATTTGATGAATCATGTCCATCGGGTTGTTCTAGAGCCGCTTCTGGAGTCGAATGAAAGGACCCTCGGGGGAGAGGGAAGCCCGTTGAAACGTCTCAATGATTTTATCGATAGCGCCTACCGCGTTCACGATGATGTGTGTGTCTATTTCCAGTTTGTCAGACGGAAACAGTCAGCGGAAGTTGTTCTTCAGGAGCGAATAGAACTTATCCTCCTTCCTTTGGCGAATCTTTGTCAGGAAGGAATAGCGGCTGGAGAGTTTGTCGCATGTGATCCTTTCATCATGGCAGAAACGCTTTTCGGGACCATCCTCGGGCCGTTAACTTCTTTGCCGTATCGTCCGGATGCTGATTACGATTTGCAACGCATGAAAGAAGATGTGAAGACTTTGATCAAAAGAATTGTCATTTTAAAACCGCAGGAGAATGTATGA
- a CDS encoding efflux RND transporter periplasmic adaptor subunit encodes MKRKMLAGIIVLALIGTGYYFTTGKTEATQAQTSAPQPPPVEVTVFTIAPQQTILTRDLSGRTSSYQVAEIRPQVTGIIVDRLFTEGSFVKAGQQLYQIDSASYEAVHASNIAYLRKAEANLKAVEPKAERYRKLVEVGGVSRQSYDDILATLEQARADVAVAKAAVVSSRINLDYTKVFAPISGRIGKSAVTKGALVTANQADALAIVQNLSRVYVDVNQSSAELMKLRKQMTSGNNTGSIKAELILKGEKDPYELKGEVQFSDISVDEGTGMVQLRILFPNPDGYLLPGLFVKARVPQAQLENAILVPQQSVVRSAGGATIVWAVGDDNVVNTRPVEVSRALGDKWLISSGLQAGDKVIVAGLQKIKPGAKVTPVEISTSASDNRIE; translated from the coding sequence ATGAAGAGGAAAATGTTGGCCGGGATTATCGTTCTGGCTTTGATTGGTACCGGTTATTATTTCACAACGGGAAAGACTGAAGCGACTCAAGCTCAAACTTCGGCACCACAACCACCACCGGTTGAAGTTACGGTTTTTACCATTGCACCTCAACAGACGATACTGACCCGTGATCTTTCCGGTCGGACGTCTTCTTACCAGGTGGCTGAAATACGTCCACAGGTGACCGGAATTATTGTTGATCGTCTTTTCACAGAGGGAAGCTTTGTCAAAGCGGGGCAACAACTTTATCAGATCGATTCAGCATCATATGAAGCCGTACATGCAAGTAATATTGCTTATTTACGTAAGGCGGAAGCCAATTTGAAAGCAGTCGAGCCCAAAGCGGAGCGTTACCGGAAACTGGTCGAAGTCGGTGGTGTCAGTCGCCAGAGCTACGATGATATCCTGGCGACTCTGGAGCAGGCCAGAGCTGATGTTGCTGTTGCCAAGGCGGCGGTGGTTTCGTCCCGGATTAACCTTGACTACACGAAAGTTTTTGCTCCTATCTCGGGGCGAATCGGCAAATCTGCCGTGACCAAGGGGGCGTTGGTGACTGCTAATCAGGCCGATGCTCTTGCGATTGTGCAGAACCTGAGCAGGGTTTATGTCGATGTCAATCAATCGAGTGCTGAACTGATGAAATTGCGCAAGCAGATGACTTCGGGGAACAACACCGGCAGCATCAAAGCAGAGTTGATCCTTAAGGGAGAAAAAGATCCTTATGAGCTGAAAGGGGAGGTTCAGTTTTCTGATATCAGCGTTGATGAGGGCACCGGCATGGTCCAATTGCGGATTCTCTTTCCTAATCCTGACGGCTATTTGCTTCCCGGTTTATTTGTAAAAGCACGGGTGCCTCAGGCTCAGCTGGAAAACGCCATTCTTGTGCCACAGCAGTCGGTGGTCAGAAGCGCTGGAGGTGCAACGATTGTCTGGGCTGTTGGTGATGATAATGTTGTCAATACTCGCCCGGTTGAGGTCTCAAGAGCGTTGGGTGACAAATGGTTGATCAGTTCCGGACTACAAGCGGGAGATAAAGTTATCGTTGCCGGTTTACAGAAAATCAAACCTGGAGCAAAAGTGACCCCGGTTGAAATTTCGACATCAGCCAGCGACAACAGGATAGAGTAA